From a single Gimesia fumaroli genomic region:
- a CDS encoding aldehyde dehydrogenase family protein: MSTTLASELYPEVKAFLEGGPLKGIVGGNEVEANSGETFVTSDPGSGKQLAEVFSFQAADVDMAVDVADAAFRKTGWAQLPQNERSALLHRLADAVEKHKPMIAQLESLDAGKIEAQAQGDVQNFVDTMRYFADLAQHVQRRSVLAVPNHEAWTVRQPYGACGFIFPWNFPFLLIGWGIAPALAAGNTVVIKPAEDTPMSAIYLARLAKEVGIPDGVINVVPGLGSVAGAALSANPKLKRMSFTGSPEVGRLVAESCGRNLVPVKLELGGKGAAVVFNDVDIPDTAEKLVNAITFHTGQVCCDATRWLVHKNIYDEFVNECVGRLKKVQVGYQLDDASQMGPVVNEKQHKRVLSYLEKGQAEGAECVLEGGAAKVEGYNGYYVKPALLAGSLDNVAAREEIFGPVAYLAPFETEEQAIEMTNATDYGLANSVWSSDLSRAARVAEAMCAGNSWINAHNVFAHGVPYAGINKSGMGGGVLSVETLFDYWRSLSVVRPL, translated from the coding sequence ATGTCAACAACTTTAGCCAGTGAACTGTATCCCGAAGTCAAAGCCTTTCTTGAAGGAGGGCCGCTCAAAGGTATTGTCGGGGGCAACGAAGTCGAAGCGAATAGCGGTGAGACGTTTGTTACATCCGATCCGGGATCGGGGAAACAGTTAGCCGAAGTCTTCAGTTTCCAGGCTGCTGATGTGGACATGGCTGTCGATGTCGCGGATGCTGCGTTCCGGAAAACCGGCTGGGCACAATTACCGCAGAACGAACGCAGTGCGCTGCTGCATCGTCTGGCGGATGCCGTCGAAAAGCACAAGCCGATGATCGCGCAACTGGAATCATTGGACGCTGGGAAGATCGAAGCACAGGCACAAGGCGACGTGCAGAACTTTGTCGATACGATGCGCTACTTCGCCGACCTGGCGCAACACGTTCAGCGTCGTTCCGTGCTGGCCGTTCCGAATCACGAAGCCTGGACCGTGCGTCAGCCTTATGGTGCGTGTGGATTCATCTTCCCCTGGAACTTCCCCTTCCTGCTGATCGGCTGGGGCATCGCTCCCGCTTTAGCAGCTGGCAATACAGTAGTGATTAAACCGGCAGAAGATACGCCGATGTCCGCCATTTATCTGGCACGACTGGCGAAAGAAGTCGGCATTCCCGATGGCGTGATTAATGTCGTCCCCGGTCTCGGTTCAGTCGCGGGAGCCGCTTTGTCTGCTAATCCCAAGCTCAAACGCATGTCCTTCACCGGTTCTCCCGAAGTGGGACGTCTGGTTGCTGAATCGTGTGGCCGCAATCTGGTGCCCGTCAAACTGGAATTGGGTGGAAAGGGCGCTGCGGTTGTCTTTAACGACGTCGATATTCCAGACACCGCAGAAAAACTGGTGAATGCGATTACCTTCCACACAGGACAGGTCTGTTGTGATGCAACGCGCTGGCTGGTTCACAAAAACATCTACGACGAATTCGTGAATGAGTGCGTTGGACGTTTGAAAAAAGTCCAAGTCGGTTATCAACTGGATGATGCCTCACAGATGGGGCCCGTGGTGAATGAAAAGCAACACAAACGCGTGCTTTCTTATCTGGAAAAAGGACAGGCCGAAGGAGCCGAGTGCGTACTCGAAGGGGGCGCTGCGAAAGTCGAAGGCTACAACGGTTACTACGTGAAGCCGGCGCTCCTGGCAGGCTCGCTGGATAATGTCGCGGCCCGTGAAGAAATTTTCGGCCCGGTCGCTTATCTGGCTCCCTTTGAAACCGAAGAGCAGGCGATCGAGATGACCAACGCAACCGACTATGGTCTGGCGAACAGTGTCTGGTCGTCTGATCTGAGCCGGGCGGCCCGCGTTGCCGAAGCAATGTGTGCTGGCAATAGCTGGATTAATGCACATAATGTCTTCGCTCACGGCGTGCCTTATGCCGGCATCAATAAGAGCGGCATGGGAGGCGGCGTCTTGTCTGTCGAAACCCTGTTTGACTACTGGCGCAGCCTGTCGGTCGTACGTCCTCTGTAA
- a CDS encoding PVC-type heme-binding CxxCH protein, with product MINQAALPLKRIISGSLSLLCLLTSSTLWAQRDLTDIPPADPELERKSFKFAEGFEVNLYAADPQIAKPIQMNFDAQGRLWIAASEIYPHIKPGEKANDKILVVEDKDGDGTADKTTVFADGLLIPTAVMPGDGGAYVGNSTELLHLKDTDGDGKADVRKTVLAGFGTEDTHHILHTLRWGPGGHLYFNQSIYIHSHIETPHGVRRLNGGGIWKYRPETMDLEVVMRGMVNSWGHHFDRWGQSFATDGAYGHGINYTFPGAAFVTAVGMDRILKGLNLGSPKHCGLEILSGRHLPEDWQGNMITNDFRGHRVCRFVVSENEAGYVSREQVEVIKTDHVAFRPIDVKMGPDGAIYIADWYNPIIQHGEVDFRDPRRDHTHGRIWRVTYKGKPTLPRPKLVEATNQELLDALKLPEEWTRQNAKNVLRERGQDKVEKDLETWVANLDPKDPQFEHNQLEALWVAQCINSVQPELLQSCLKSKDGRARAAAIRVARHWKDKLSNTYELIAPLSGDPHPRVRLEAVRALSFYDRPTVLTDALQALDQPVDEYLDYALWLTTRETKSIWLPQVLEGTSSLQKTPKKLLFALTAVNSPEVAPVITKLIKTGQIPDSELQTSLNLIAKFGNAKDLQQLFALALKTDTKPAQQAAILRTLSQAFQARKVRPAGDLSSLQQLFTSKNLSVQQAAIDCAGLWKIEALQGPIRELAQSDQTSLALRKSCLFALARFGGVENQDVLENLSIDGDSQDLRIASVAALAEMNLNLAAKQTVSLMKEITASDQLSALSNIFLQRKGGAGVLVKALKGKQIAKDAAIQLGRLIQSTGRSNPNLAKAIAVAGGLSSSGAPKPVKLSPKEMAAIVNAVKTKGDAHRGEAIFRREDLSCLKCHAIGGAGGKVGPDIISLGGSAQLDYIVDSLLDPNKAVKENYNAVTVITDQGKVFSGVLVRRTDSQLVLRDVNDQIMNVPLDQIDEEVPAASLMPVGLLDKLTQQELIDLVRFLSELGKTEAYTVGKDRVVRRWRVMKGTPEAMHAIRRTRHATAATENPAFVWEPAYSRVDGSLPVRSFDEIGKLHVSNRARGAAFVRCELEATSPGKTILKFDSVDGLKMWIGEKPVVLKPETELELTKGKHRLTFSIDLTPERDVLRLELLDAPNSPAQVAIVNGK from the coding sequence GTGATAAATCAAGCCGCTCTTCCGCTGAAACGCATTATTTCCGGTTCACTTTCACTGCTCTGTCTGTTGACTAGTTCCACTCTCTGGGCACAGCGTGATCTGACTGATATTCCTCCCGCCGATCCCGAACTCGAACGGAAGTCGTTCAAGTTTGCAGAGGGTTTCGAAGTCAACCTGTATGCCGCTGATCCCCAAATCGCCAAGCCGATACAGATGAATTTCGACGCGCAAGGCCGACTCTGGATTGCCGCATCGGAAATTTATCCGCATATCAAGCCAGGTGAAAAAGCCAACGATAAAATTCTCGTTGTCGAAGATAAAGACGGTGATGGCACTGCAGACAAAACAACAGTCTTCGCAGACGGTCTGTTGATTCCGACCGCAGTCATGCCTGGCGATGGTGGCGCTTATGTCGGAAACAGTACAGAACTGCTGCATTTGAAAGACACGGACGGAGACGGCAAAGCCGACGTTCGCAAGACGGTACTCGCCGGGTTCGGAACCGAAGACACGCACCATATTTTGCACACACTTCGCTGGGGACCGGGGGGCCACCTTTACTTTAATCAGTCGATTTATATTCACAGTCATATTGAAACACCGCACGGCGTTCGTCGGTTAAACGGGGGCGGCATCTGGAAATATCGTCCCGAAACGATGGACCTCGAAGTCGTCATGCGCGGCATGGTCAACAGTTGGGGCCATCATTTTGACCGTTGGGGCCAGTCGTTCGCCACCGATGGAGCGTACGGGCACGGGATCAATTACACGTTTCCCGGCGCTGCCTTTGTGACAGCAGTCGGCATGGATCGGATTCTGAAAGGATTGAATCTCGGCAGTCCCAAACACTGTGGCCTGGAAATTCTCAGCGGCCGCCATCTGCCTGAGGACTGGCAGGGGAATATGATCACGAACGATTTCCGCGGCCATCGCGTCTGCCGCTTTGTGGTATCGGAAAATGAAGCCGGTTATGTTTCTCGCGAACAAGTTGAAGTCATCAAAACCGACCACGTCGCGTTTCGTCCGATTGATGTCAAGATGGGACCCGATGGCGCGATCTACATTGCCGACTGGTACAACCCGATCATTCAACACGGCGAAGTCGATTTCCGCGATCCCCGCCGGGACCATACCCACGGTCGTATCTGGCGTGTGACCTATAAAGGCAAGCCGACGTTGCCTCGACCAAAGCTGGTCGAAGCGACCAATCAGGAATTGCTGGATGCATTGAAGCTTCCTGAAGAGTGGACCCGTCAAAACGCCAAAAATGTCTTGAGGGAACGGGGACAGGACAAAGTCGAAAAAGACTTAGAGACCTGGGTTGCCAATCTTGATCCAAAAGACCCGCAATTCGAACACAATCAACTCGAAGCCCTCTGGGTGGCACAATGTATTAACAGTGTGCAGCCTGAACTGCTGCAGAGTTGCCTGAAATCAAAAGACGGCAGAGCCCGCGCCGCCGCGATCCGTGTTGCCCGGCACTGGAAGGATAAACTTTCCAACACTTATGAGCTGATCGCACCGCTGTCCGGTGATCCACATCCGCGAGTGCGTCTGGAAGCGGTCCGAGCACTTTCGTTTTATGATCGACCGACTGTCTTGACTGATGCATTGCAGGCTCTCGATCAGCCCGTCGATGAATATCTGGACTACGCGCTCTGGCTGACCACGCGCGAAACGAAATCGATCTGGCTGCCTCAGGTGCTGGAAGGGACGTCTTCACTGCAAAAAACGCCGAAGAAACTGTTGTTCGCATTGACTGCCGTCAATTCGCCTGAAGTGGCACCGGTGATTACAAAACTGATCAAAACCGGACAGATCCCTGATAGCGAACTGCAAACCAGCCTGAACCTGATCGCCAAATTTGGTAACGCCAAAGATTTGCAGCAACTGTTTGCACTCGCCTTGAAAACCGATACCAAACCGGCTCAACAGGCCGCCATTCTGCGGACGCTGTCGCAAGCATTTCAAGCGAGAAAAGTGCGACCGGCGGGTGACTTGAGTTCGCTGCAACAACTGTTTACTTCGAAAAATCTGTCTGTGCAGCAGGCGGCCATCGATTGTGCCGGGCTCTGGAAAATCGAAGCATTGCAGGGACCAATTCGCGAACTGGCACAATCGGATCAGACCTCATTAGCACTGCGAAAATCGTGTCTCTTTGCATTAGCCCGCTTTGGAGGCGTGGAGAATCAAGATGTTCTCGAGAATCTGAGTATTGACGGTGATTCACAAGATCTTCGCATTGCATCTGTTGCCGCACTGGCAGAGATGAATCTTAATCTTGCTGCCAAACAAACGGTGAGCTTGATGAAAGAGATTACCGCGTCAGATCAGCTTTCCGCGCTGTCGAATATCTTCCTGCAGCGTAAAGGGGGCGCTGGAGTGCTTGTTAAGGCTCTGAAAGGGAAGCAGATCGCGAAAGACGCCGCCATTCAACTGGGGCGATTGATTCAGTCAACCGGACGATCTAATCCGAATCTCGCTAAAGCAATCGCCGTTGCCGGTGGTTTATCCAGCAGTGGTGCACCAAAACCAGTAAAACTGTCTCCGAAAGAGATGGCAGCCATCGTCAATGCAGTCAAAACCAAGGGAGACGCTCATCGCGGCGAAGCCATCTTCCGCCGTGAAGATCTATCCTGCCTTAAATGTCATGCCATTGGGGGCGCCGGTGGCAAAGTCGGTCCTGATATTATCAGTCTTGGTGGTAGTGCGCAGCTGGATTACATCGTAGATTCCCTGTTAGACCCGAACAAAGCCGTCAAAGAAAATTATAATGCAGTGACTGTGATTACCGATCAAGGGAAAGTTTTCTCCGGGGTTCTGGTCCGCCGCACCGACAGCCAGTTGGTACTGCGAGATGTAAATGATCAGATCATGAATGTTCCACTGGATCAGATTGACGAAGAAGTCCCAGCTGCCTCACTGATGCCGGTTGGGTTGCTCGACAAACTGACTCAGCAGGAATTGATCGACCTGGTTCGCTTCCTGTCGGAGCTTGGTAAAACGGAAGCTTATACCGTTGGCAAAGATCGCGTCGTACGTCGCTGGCGCGTAATGAAAGGGACGCCGGAAGCCATGCATGCCATCCGCCGTACCCGACATGCAACCGCTGCTACGGAAAACCCTGCGTTTGTCTGGGAGCCCGCATACAGCCGCGTGGACGGCAGCTTGCCTGTTAGATCGTTCGACGAGATAGGAAAACTGCACGTTTCCAATCGTGCCAGGGGTGCTGCGTTTGTCCGTTGTGAACTTGAAGCGACTTCGCCTGGCAAAACGATTCTGAAATTCGATTCCGTCGATGGTTTAAAAATGTGGATCGGCGAAAAACCGGTGGTTCTCAAACCAGAGACCGAACTGGAACTCACCAAAGGCAAGCACCGTTTGACTTTCTCCATTGACCTGACTCCCGAACGGGACGTGCTGCGTCTGGAGTTGCTGGATGCCCCAAACTCACCGGCTCAAGTCGCGATTGTGAACGGAAAGTGA
- a CDS encoding SGNH/GDSL hydrolase family protein — MKKRLTLFLLLFVFIASSAVSATPPTFELKSGDRIIFLGNTMIERAQKFGSWESLFLRSFPKAKLSFRNLGWSADTVWSDSRGIFDPPAAGYQRMLKQVKDLKPNVILLGYGGNEAFAGKQGLPAFQKQLNQLINDLKPTGARLILVSPHRYENAGHPLPDPAKHNRDLQLYCDLLQETAAAGNHYYVDLYSELIPEPAGKPGLKLTTNGIHLTKAGYQKAAELIAADLDLKPITLSPSVEQEVSQLTFDKNREYFYNWRPQNITYLLGFRKHEQGQNAKELPQFIPLIEEKEATIHRLVSTQ; from the coding sequence GTGAAAAAGCGTCTCACCTTATTTCTGCTTTTGTTTGTTTTCATCGCTTCGTCAGCCGTGTCTGCTACCCCGCCGACATTTGAATTAAAGTCAGGTGATCGGATTATCTTTCTGGGTAATACCATGATCGAACGGGCCCAAAAGTTTGGAAGTTGGGAAAGCCTCTTTCTACGAAGTTTTCCGAAAGCAAAACTTTCATTCCGAAATCTGGGATGGAGCGCGGATACCGTCTGGTCTGATTCACGCGGCATTTTTGATCCCCCGGCTGCCGGTTATCAGCGGATGCTCAAACAAGTCAAAGATTTGAAACCGAATGTGATTCTACTGGGTTATGGAGGCAATGAAGCATTTGCCGGAAAGCAAGGATTGCCAGCATTTCAAAAACAGTTGAATCAACTGATCAACGATTTGAAGCCAACGGGTGCCAGACTGATTCTTGTCTCCCCCCATCGTTACGAAAATGCAGGCCACCCACTGCCGGACCCTGCCAAACACAATCGGGATCTACAGCTCTACTGCGATCTGTTGCAGGAGACCGCTGCCGCAGGAAATCATTATTATGTCGACCTGTACTCTGAGCTAATCCCGGAACCTGCAGGCAAGCCCGGACTCAAGCTGACGACTAACGGGATTCACTTGACCAAAGCCGGCTATCAGAAAGCGGCTGAATTGATTGCAGCCGATCTCGACTTAAAACCGATTACATTATCTCCTTCTGTTGAGCAGGAAGTGAGTCAGTTAACATTCGATAAAAACCGTGAGTACTTTTACAACTGGCGACCGCAAAATATCACTTATCTGCTGGGCTTCCGCAAACATGAGCAAGGCCAGAATGCCAAAGAACTGCCTCAGTTCATTCCGCTGATTGAAGAAAAAGAGGCGACCATCCACCGTCTGGTTTCCACCCAGTAA
- a CDS encoding serine/threonine-protein kinase, producing the protein MTNHDSTKPGHLAELEKQYQDLLNNNFLQWNNRRTFSRCLGVGGQGVVYLSAREGADGFNIPVALKLFSPKRYDNARAYQTEMGRLSQVAARVARVQENHLVAVQNFVRRKQIYIMEMEWVDGYDLRSLLTPATFKQIREQVTLRRWKNINNNVFTKGVQQPRLKPGIAVAILRECLAALAALHRNDIIHCDMKPANIMLKRSGNAKIIDIGSAIDLNNLPSNQPCTPTYAAPEVLSGERATPQSDLASLGYILIEVITGFQPFANLKYAQLIKAKQNILQQLPQWFPDEEFALSEPLMKLIHRLVHPNPAERFASAEAADLGEDGAAEFHRLLVKSDLPSDYENELRLWIEEVETDYFDEGQFTADPDTTVFTTRAWQDQDLDELSAES; encoded by the coding sequence TTGACGAACCACGACTCAACAAAACCAGGTCACTTGGCAGAATTAGAGAAGCAATATCAGGATTTGCTCAATAATAATTTTCTGCAATGGAATAACCGCCGGACGTTTTCACGTTGCCTTGGAGTCGGAGGCCAGGGGGTCGTTTATTTGAGTGCGCGCGAAGGTGCCGATGGTTTCAATATTCCGGTGGCACTCAAACTCTTTTCTCCTAAACGCTATGACAATGCGCGTGCTTACCAGACCGAGATGGGCCGACTGTCTCAGGTCGCCGCCCGTGTGGCACGGGTTCAGGAAAATCATCTGGTCGCCGTACAGAATTTCGTCAGGCGGAAGCAGATCTACATTATGGAAATGGAATGGGTCGACGGCTATGACTTGCGCAGCCTGTTAACGCCGGCCACGTTCAAACAGATTCGTGAACAGGTGACGTTGCGTCGCTGGAAAAACATCAATAACAATGTTTTTACCAAGGGAGTGCAGCAACCCCGTTTAAAACCGGGCATTGCCGTTGCCATTCTTCGTGAGTGTCTGGCAGCTCTGGCAGCACTACATCGCAACGATATTATTCACTGCGATATGAAACCCGCCAACATCATGCTCAAACGTAGTGGGAATGCGAAGATTATTGATATCGGTTCGGCCATCGATTTGAATAATCTGCCATCCAATCAACCCTGTACGCCTACCTATGCAGCACCGGAAGTCCTTTCAGGCGAACGGGCCACACCGCAATCTGACCTTGCCAGTCTGGGATACATTCTGATTGAAGTCATAACCGGCTTTCAGCCGTTTGCGAATTTGAAATATGCCCAGTTGATCAAAGCCAAACAAAATATCCTGCAGCAGCTTCCGCAGTGGTTTCCCGATGAAGAGTTCGCATTAAGTGAACCGTTAATGAAATTGATTCATCGCCTGGTGCATCCCAACCCTGCCGAACGTTTTGCCAGCGCCGAAGCCGCGGATCTGGGGGAGGACGGTGCCGCCGAGTTCCATCGATTACTCGTGAAGAGCGATCTTCCCAGTGATTACGAGAATGAACTGCGGCTCTGGATTGAGGAAGTCGAAACCGATTATTTTGACGAAGGACAATTTACCGCCGATCCTGACACAACGGTGTTCACTACTCGCGCCTGGCAGGACCAGGATCTGGATGAATTGTCCGCGGAATCCTGA
- a CDS encoding ATP-dependent DNA helicase yields the protein MRPTLTTDVISILGNEGKVAQRLERYEHRPEQLEMAEAVAQAIEQKNHLLVEAGTGVGKSFAYLVPAILATCKQNETRSGKDRKRLIVSTNTISLQEQLINRDIPFLNAVLPVEFSAVLVKGRSNYMSLRRLKGTVDRASSTFSREDELSQLDQIVQWSRKTSDGSRADLEFRPLPKIWDEIQSEHGNCLGKRCPTYNDCFYYRARRRVWNADVLVVNHALFFSDLAIRREGSSILPDYDTVILDEAHTIEAVAGDHLGLSITNSQFDYLFNKLYNDRTQKGLLLHHNLIDCQQHVTRLRFMVEDLFDHLLEWQSSQGLSNRRIRQQPPIENAVTHEMKLLAAQISEYAFSLKSEEEKIELQAVAERSSALGDALNSWLTQQADGDSVYWVEVSRGRTQRVKMVNAPVDVGPVLRDELFNQANTVILTSATLAVGDQDFSFTRSRLGLTQCEELKLGSPFNYREQVRLILPGSMPDPGEAPAAYEAAVADKLKQYIEQTDGHAFALFTSYKMMTQCADRISGWLQEHNLALYLQGEGLPRSLMLERFRNNPRGVLFGTDSFWQGIDVPGDALTNVIITKLPFSVPDHPLLEARVEAIRSRGGNPFMDYQIPEAVIKLKQGFGRLIRSASDQGQVVILDPRVRTKRYGQKFLDSLPDCTVIIDQEEDFD from the coding sequence ATGAGGCCCACTTTGACAACCGATGTGATTTCAATTCTCGGCAACGAAGGCAAAGTCGCTCAGAGACTCGAACGTTACGAGCATCGTCCCGAGCAACTGGAAATGGCCGAAGCCGTCGCACAGGCGATTGAGCAGAAAAACCATTTGCTTGTGGAAGCCGGAACCGGGGTCGGGAAAAGTTTTGCCTATCTGGTACCTGCAATTCTGGCGACCTGTAAACAGAATGAAACCCGCTCGGGAAAAGATCGCAAACGACTGATCGTCTCGACGAATACGATCAGCCTGCAGGAACAGTTGATCAACCGGGACATCCCGTTTTTGAACGCGGTTCTCCCAGTTGAATTTTCGGCGGTGTTGGTGAAAGGTCGTTCCAATTATATGAGCCTGCGTCGCTTGAAAGGGACCGTCGATCGAGCCAGCAGTACGTTTTCGCGGGAAGACGAATTAAGTCAACTCGACCAGATAGTGCAATGGTCGCGCAAGACCAGTGACGGCAGTCGGGCGGACCTGGAATTTCGGCCTCTTCCCAAGATCTGGGATGAAATCCAAAGCGAACACGGGAACTGTCTGGGGAAACGGTGTCCAACGTACAATGACTGCTTCTATTATCGGGCACGCCGTCGTGTCTGGAATGCGGATGTGCTGGTTGTGAATCATGCTCTGTTTTTCTCCGATCTGGCGATTCGCCGTGAAGGCAGCAGCATCCTGCCTGATTACGACACAGTGATTCTGGATGAAGCACATACGATTGAAGCGGTTGCCGGCGATCATCTTGGTCTGTCCATTACCAACAGCCAATTCGATTACCTGTTTAACAAACTCTATAACGACCGAACTCAGAAAGGCCTGCTGCTGCACCACAATCTGATCGATTGTCAGCAGCATGTCACGCGTCTGCGATTTATGGTCGAAGATCTGTTTGATCATTTACTGGAATGGCAGTCGAGTCAGGGCTTGTCGAATCGACGTATTCGGCAGCAACCACCGATTGAGAATGCGGTCACGCACGAGATGAAGTTACTGGCAGCGCAAATTTCCGAGTATGCATTTTCACTCAAGAGTGAAGAAGAAAAAATTGAACTGCAGGCGGTCGCCGAACGCAGTTCTGCATTGGGAGATGCGCTGAACAGCTGGCTTACACAGCAGGCAGACGGCGATTCGGTTTACTGGGTGGAAGTTTCGCGAGGACGAACACAGCGGGTCAAAATGGTGAATGCGCCCGTCGATGTTGGGCCGGTGCTTCGTGACGAACTGTTCAATCAGGCGAACACCGTGATTTTGACCAGCGCCACACTGGCGGTCGGCGATCAGGATTTCAGTTTCACTCGCTCTCGGCTCGGATTAACACAGTGCGAAGAACTGAAGCTGGGGAGTCCGTTTAATTATCGGGAACAGGTCCGCCTGATTTTGCCCGGATCGATGCCCGATCCTGGTGAGGCACCAGCTGCCTACGAAGCGGCGGTGGCCGACAAATTAAAACAGTACATCGAACAGACAGACGGTCATGCGTTTGCACTGTTTACCAGTTATAAAATGATGACGCAGTGTGCCGATCGAATCAGTGGCTGGCTGCAGGAACATAATCTCGCTTTGTATCTGCAAGGCGAAGGTCTACCGCGTTCCTTAATGCTGGAGCGGTTTCGGAATAATCCCCGGGGGGTATTGTTTGGCACAGACAGTTTCTGGCAGGGGATCGACGTTCCCGGCGATGCGCTCACGAATGTGATTATTACCAAGCTCCCTTTCAGTGTGCCCGATCATCCCCTACTCGAGGCCCGGGTCGAAGCGATTCGCAGTCGAGGCGGAAATCCATTTATGGATTATCAGATTCCCGAAGCGGTGATCAAACTCAAGCAGGGGTTCGGCCGGTTGATTCGCTCTGCCAGTGACCAGGGGCAGGTCGTCATTCTCGACCCGCGGGTACGCACGAAACGTTATGGTCAGAAATTTCTGGACAGTCTGCCTGACTGTACGGTGATCATTGATCAGGAAGAGGATTTCGATTAA
- a CDS encoding SpoIIE family protein phosphatase, with amino-acid sequence MAILQILKGKVPEQIIELSGDRVIMGRHPNCEIVLDNVAVSRYHAQILESHGFFYLEDLHSRNGTLLNGTVIEGRTELHENDTISICDIQMQFLLDYQDSPDFLDSAIQQTMEVSNQSLKQGSHVVALDGGSHEGVLDGSSIISQLDLNSSSQLRISVKPEVKLHAVLEISQILSRALKLDEVLPRILDGLFKIFAQADQGFIMLQSPERKKLVVKATKARRAEDEDSIRISTTIVRQAIMSGSAILSADAVEDDRFKMSESITSLRIRSMMCVPLVSQGGDILGVIQIASRDIGQQFNKDDLDVMVAIAQQASLAVENAKLHEDLVKQRDIERDLEFAHQIQLGLLPHSRPKFKEYEFFDYYESAQSVGGDYFDYIQLPNGKLVVTLGDVAGKGVPAAILMARLYASARYQVLSRNTPEKALGELNAEIASSGVGLRFITFVLAVLDPKKHTVSIVNAGHMAPLLRKSADGTVEPVAQEKSGMPLGVMKKQTFHVETILFEPGDTLLFYTDGVTEAMDQKNNLYHKDRLVKYLKSGPDEVEPLVKGLLSDVEQFQNDSTQNDDMCVVCFRRKK; translated from the coding sequence GTGGCGATTTTACAAATTTTAAAAGGGAAAGTTCCCGAACAGATTATCGAACTCAGTGGCGATCGGGTTATCATGGGCCGGCATCCCAACTGTGAGATTGTGCTCGATAATGTCGCTGTCAGCCGCTATCACGCCCAGATTCTGGAAAGTCACGGCTTCTTCTATCTGGAAGATTTGCACAGCCGCAACGGGACCCTGTTGAACGGAACGGTCATTGAGGGCCGCACGGAATTGCACGAAAACGATACGATCAGTATCTGTGATATTCAGATGCAGTTCCTGTTAGACTATCAGGATTCGCCGGATTTCCTTGACTCGGCCATTCAACAGACGATGGAAGTCAGCAATCAGAGCTTGAAACAAGGCTCACATGTCGTTGCCTTGGATGGGGGATCTCATGAAGGTGTACTGGATGGCTCCTCGATTATCAGCCAGCTTGATCTAAACAGCAGCAGCCAGTTGCGAATCAGTGTAAAGCCGGAAGTCAAACTGCATGCAGTTTTGGAAATCAGTCAGATTCTCAGTCGTGCTTTGAAACTGGATGAGGTGCTGCCTCGTATTCTGGATGGTCTGTTTAAGATCTTCGCGCAGGCGGATCAGGGTTTCATCATGTTGCAGAGCCCGGAACGGAAGAAACTGGTAGTGAAAGCTACGAAAGCCCGTCGTGCGGAAGATGAAGATTCGATCCGGATCAGTACGACCATCGTACGCCAGGCAATCATGAGTGGTTCTGCCATTCTGAGCGCCGATGCTGTCGAAGACGATCGCTTCAAAATGAGCGAGAGTATTACCTCACTCCGTATTCGGTCGATGATGTGTGTACCACTGGTTTCCCAGGGGGGCGACATTCTGGGAGTCATTCAAATTGCGAGCCGCGATATCGGTCAGCAGTTTAACAAGGACGATCTGGATGTGATGGTGGCGATTGCACAACAGGCGAGCCTGGCGGTTGAAAATGCCAAACTGCATGAGGATCTGGTCAAACAGCGAGACATTGAGCGCGATCTGGAATTTGCCCATCAGATTCAGTTAGGACTGTTGCCGCACAGCCGTCCAAAATTCAAAGAGTACGAATTCTTTGATTACTACGAGTCAGCACAGAGCGTGGGCGGCGATTATTTTGATTATATCCAGCTTCCGAATGGGAAACTGGTTGTCACCTTAGGCGACGTGGCGGGCAAAGGTGTTCCCGCGGCGATTCTGATGGCACGGCTTTACGCTTCTGCACGCTATCAGGTGCTTTCCCGAAATACTCCGGAAAAAGCCTTGGGCGAGTTAAATGCGGAAATCGCATCCAGTGGAGTCGGACTGCGGTTTATCACGTTCGTGTTGGCTGTGCTTGATCCGAAAAAGCATACTGTTTCGATTGTTAATGCAGGACATATGGCGCCGTTGCTCCGAAAAAGTGCCGACGGAACCGTGGAGCCTGTGGCGCAAGAGAAGTCCGGCATGCCATTGGGTGTGATGAAGAAACAGACGTTTCATGTCGAAACGATTTTGTTCGAACCAGGGGATACTCTTTTGTTTTACACGGATGGAGTCACGGAAGCGATGGACCAGAAGAATAACCTGTATCATAAAGATCGTCTGGTGAAATATCTGAAGTCGGGGCCAGATGAGGTTGAGCCGCTTGTGAAAGGTCTCTTGTCTGATGTCGAGCAGTTCCAAAACGACTCCACGCAAAACGACGACATGTGTGTTGTCTGCTTTCGTCGCAAGAAATAA